The following are encoded in a window of Brevibacillus ruminantium genomic DNA:
- a CDS encoding SRPBCC family protein, translating to MSLTLTLDFQYTTSIEKLWSALTDSNKLAKWVVNIHSGEAMENDFKPEVGHRFQFRTQPTEWWNGIIDGEVLIVDAPNRLSYTWASGGEKHTVTWTLQDLGDGKVNLHLEQTGFSNVQGLEGAKFGWGKWCGELEKVLEQ from the coding sequence ATGAGTTTAACATTAACCTTGGATTTTCAGTACACGACATCGATCGAGAAGCTTTGGTCCGCGCTAACCGATTCAAACAAGCTTGCCAAGTGGGTGGTCAACATCCACAGCGGTGAGGCGATGGAAAATGATTTTAAGCCCGAGGTAGGACACCGTTTTCAGTTTCGCACCCAGCCGACCGAATGGTGGAATGGAATTATTGACGGCGAAGTGCTTATCGTGGACGCACCAAACCGTTTGTCCTATACTTGGGCCAGCGGAGGGGAGAAGCACACGGTCACCTGGACTCTGCAGGATTTAGGGGACGGAAAGGTTAACCTTCATCTCGAACAAACCGGATTTTCAAATGTTCAAGGACTCGAAGGCGCTAAATTTGGCTGGGGGAAATGGTGCGGTGAGCTTGAAAAGGTGTTGGAACAATAA
- a CDS encoding ArsR/SmtB family transcription factor, protein MSKNNQLRDVFDAIADPTRRRLIRLLAETEELPLHELTAQFQMGRTAVSKHLTILKEAGLVLDRKVGRETRFRLNASPLREIQDWVAFYNKFWSTNLLRLNQLLEEEKE, encoded by the coding sequence GTGAGCAAGAACAACCAGTTGCGGGATGTGTTTGACGCGATTGCAGATCCAACTAGGCGCCGACTGATTCGTCTGTTAGCAGAGACGGAGGAGTTACCGCTTCATGAGCTAACGGCACAGTTTCAAATGGGTCGTACAGCGGTATCCAAGCATTTGACTATCCTTAAAGAGGCCGGATTGGTACTTGACCGGAAAGTCGGCAGAGAAACGCGATTTAGGTTAAACGCCTCTCCACTCAGAGAAATTCAAGATTGGGTGGCTTTTTACAACAAGTTCTGGAGTACGAATCTGTTGCGCTTGAACCAACTATTAGAGGAGGAAAAAGAATGA
- a CDS encoding serine hydrolase, whose translation MNLQYKIEELVGQTTSTFGIVIKHLETNEEVKINEGHLFQMASCYKVPILATLFRDVEAGKIDLHSRVRLSLADRVPGSGVLKEFDPGSEVSVKDLATLMIIVSDNVGTDKILEMVGVNHTDQYMKSIGLQNTYVNLTCWQLLSLVVNLDPDLHSCEQYEEVSLRLFQAKHDKRSIVFTKSIENNVSTPADMALLLEKIARKELISERACEQMMDIMKRQQLRDRIPNMLPAGTPVACKSGSVGGVHNDIGIIYLPEEKGTVIVSAFSEKNNSQIEAAQMIAKVAKSAYDYFVTK comes from the coding sequence ATGAACTTGCAATATAAAATCGAAGAACTAGTTGGACAAACAACATCAACATTCGGGATTGTCATCAAGCATCTAGAGACAAATGAAGAGGTAAAGATTAATGAAGGGCATCTCTTTCAAATGGCAAGCTGTTATAAAGTACCGATTCTCGCGACTTTGTTTCGCGATGTGGAAGCGGGAAAAATCGATTTACATTCAAGAGTCCGTCTTTCATTGGCAGATCGTGTACCGGGCTCAGGCGTATTAAAAGAATTCGATCCCGGATCTGAGGTTTCGGTGAAAGATTTGGCAACCCTGATGATTATTGTTAGCGATAATGTTGGAACGGACAAAATACTTGAGATGGTAGGCGTGAATCACACTGACCAATATATGAAGAGTATCGGATTACAAAATACCTATGTGAATCTGACATGCTGGCAGTTATTAAGTTTGGTGGTAAACCTAGACCCCGATTTGCATAGCTGCGAACAGTATGAAGAAGTGTCGCTTCGTCTGTTCCAGGCAAAGCATGACAAAAGAAGCATTGTGTTTACCAAGAGTATCGAGAATAATGTGTCAACGCCAGCTGATATGGCATTATTGTTAGAGAAAATAGCCAGGAAAGAGTTGATTTCAGAGAGAGCGTGTGAGCAGATGATGGACATTATGAAAAGACAGCAGTTGCGAGATCGGATTCCAAATATGTTGCCTGCCGGAACCCCAGTGGCTTGTAAATCAGGTTCAGTCGGTGGTGTTCATAATGATATTGGCATCATTTATTTACCTGAAGAAAAAGGTACCGTCATTGTTTCGGCTTTCTCTGAAAAAAACAACTCACAAATAGAGGCTGCGCAAATGATCGCGAAGGTTGCGAAATCCGCGTACGACTATTTTGTTACCAAGTAA